One window of the Candidatus Chryseobacterium colombiense genome contains the following:
- a CDS encoding carboxymuconolactone decarboxylase family protein yields the protein MRARFDMATTDKAAYKAMFGLEGYLQTISLNSIQKELIKIRASQINGCAFCLDMHTKDAMKYGETPQRIYLLNAWREALELYTEEEQVLLAMTEEITLISQKGLTDETYDKAKQLFDESQIAQIIMAIITINAWNRIAISTHMPIAK from the coding sequence ATGAGGGCAAGATTCGACATGGCAACAACTGATAAAGCTGCCTACAAAGCAATGTTTGGACTGGAAGGCTATCTTCAGACTATCTCTTTAAACTCCATTCAGAAAGAATTAATTAAAATCAGAGCTTCACAGATTAACGGGTGTGCTTTCTGTTTGGATATGCATACAAAAGATGCTATGAAATATGGGGAAACTCCTCAGAGAATCTATCTTTTGAATGCATGGAGAGAAGCATTGGAATTATATACGGAAGAAGAACAGGTGCTTTTGGCAATGACTGAAGAGATCACGTTGATCAGTCAAAAAGGATTAACTGACGAAACGTATGACAAAGCAAAACAGCTTTTTGATGAAAGTCAAATCGCTCAAATCATCATGGCAATTATTACGATCAATGCATGGAACAGAATTGCGATAAGTACGCATATGCCGATTGCGAAATAA
- a CDS encoding aldo/keto reductase produces MEYRKLGNTDLELSVITHGAFAIGGNMWGGNEKQDSIHSIHASLDHGVTSIDTAPFYGFGLSEEMIGEAIKGKDRSKIQLLTKFGLVWDGSNNSKGDFFFDAEKDGEKIPVYKFASKENIIKEVEESLKRLGTDYIDLLQLHWPDSTTPISETMETLELLIQQGKIRAAGVSNYSVEQMEEADKTLKLASNQVSYSMLNRAIENDLVPYSLENNSGIIVYSPMERGLLTGKYFKETQLKENDHRNGYFSQFDLPKVKSFLDKIEPIAQEKGATISQLVLRWATLQPAITVVLAGARNAQQAIENAKAMSLDLSQEELDSINTALKEV; encoded by the coding sequence ATGGAATATAGAAAATTAGGAAACACTGATCTGGAACTTTCAGTGATTACTCACGGAGCTTTTGCCATCGGTGGAAATATGTGGGGAGGAAATGAGAAACAAGATTCCATACATTCAATCCACGCTTCTCTAGATCATGGAGTTACTTCAATTGATACCGCTCCTTTTTACGGTTTTGGGCTGAGCGAAGAAATGATTGGGGAAGCGATCAAAGGAAAAGACCGTTCGAAAATTCAGTTATTGACAAAATTCGGATTGGTCTGGGACGGAAGTAATAATAGTAAAGGAGATTTTTTCTTTGATGCGGAAAAAGACGGCGAAAAAATTCCTGTTTATAAATTCGCATCCAAAGAAAACATTATCAAAGAAGTTGAAGAAAGTTTAAAAAGACTGGGAACAGACTACATCGATCTTTTACAGTTGCACTGGCCGGATTCTACAACACCGATCAGCGAAACCATGGAAACTTTAGAGCTATTAATTCAACAAGGAAAAATAAGAGCTGCAGGAGTGAGTAACTACTCCGTTGAGCAAATGGAAGAAGCTGATAAAACGCTGAAATTAGCCAGCAATCAGGTTTCTTACAGTATGCTGAACCGAGCTATTGAAAATGATCTGGTTCCTTACTCTTTAGAAAATAATTCAGGAATTATTGTATACAGTCCGATGGAAAGAGGTCTTTTGACAGGAAAATATTTCAAAGAAACCCAGCTAAAAGAAAACGATCACAGAAACGGTTATTTTTCACAATTTGACTTACCAAAAGTGAAAAGTTTCTTAGACAAGATCGAACCGATTGCCCAGGAAAAAGGAGCAACGATTTCTCAGTTGGTTTTGAGATGGGCAACTTTACAGCCGGCCATTACAGTAGTTTTAGCAGGAGCAAGAAATGCCCAACAAGCGATTGAAAATGCAAAAGCAATGTCTTTAGATTTATCTCAGGAAGAGTTGGATTCTATTAATACTGCTTTGAAAGAGGTTTAG